Proteins from a genomic interval of Oncorhynchus clarkii lewisi isolate Uvic-CL-2024 chromosome 15, UVic_Ocla_1.0, whole genome shotgun sequence:
- the LOC139366710 gene encoding G-protein coupled receptor 12-like, with translation MSNDYEASVTPSWLTSDPTVWSSSRDGFTDNATYPPMGSFPPLPPLLVNPWDILLCSSGTLIACENALVVLVIWQNPALRAPMFLLIGSLALADLLAGLGLVLHFTLAYLLRSDSAQLLTVGLVVASFSASVFSLLAITIDRYLSLYYALTYNSERTAAFTYTMLVLLWGLSLCLGLLPITGVNCLAEESTCSVVRPLTKNNVAVLSVSFLLLFGLMLQLYVQICKIVMHHAHQIALQHHFLSASPHYVTTRNGVSTLAIILGTFAACWMPFTVYSLVADYTYPPLYTYATLVPATYNSVINPVIYAFRNQDIQKALWLVCCGCIPATVAHRARTPSHV, from the coding sequence ATGAGCAACGACTACGAGGCATCAGTCACCCCCAGCTGGCTGACCTCTGACCCCACTGTCTGGTCCAGCAGCAGAGACGGATTCACAGATAATGCCACTTACCCACCTATGGGCTCCTTCCCCCCACTGCCCCCTCTCCTGGTCAATCCCTGGGACATCTTGCTGTGCTCCTCAGGGACTCTCATCGCCTGTGAAAATGCCCTGGTTGTACTGGTGATCTGGCAGAACCCGGCTCTGCGTGCCCCCATGTTCCTGCTGATCGGCAGCCTGGCCCTGGCTGACCTCCTGGCTGGTCTGGGCCTGGTGCTCCACTTCACCTTGGCCTACCTGCTGAGGTCTGACTCGGCCCAGCTGCTGACTGTTGGTCTGGTGGTGGCCTCTTTCTCAGCCTCCGTCTTCAGCCTGCTGGCCATCACCATAGACCGTTACCTGTCACTCTACTACGCCCTGACCTACAACTCAGAGCGCACTGCCGCCTTCACCTACACCATGCTGGTCCTCCTCTggggcctgtctctctgtctgggcctACTTCCCATCACAGGGGTGAACTGCCTGGCAGAGGAGTCGACGTGCAGCGTGGTGCGCCCCCTGACTAAGAACAACGTGGCGGTGCTGTCCGTATCCTTCCTCCTGCTGTTCGGCCTCATGCTGCAGCTGTACGTGCAGATCTGTAAGATCGTCATGCACCACGCCCACCAGATCGCCTTGCAGCATCACTTCCTGTCCGCCTCGCCCCACTACGTCACAACCAGGAATGGCGTGTCCACGCTGGCCATCATCCTGGGGACGTTTGCCGCCTGCTGGATGCCCTTCACCGTCTACTCACTGGTCGCCGACTACACATACCCACCTCTCTACACCTACGCCACCCTGGTGCCCGCCACCTACAACTCAGTCATCAACCCAGTGATCTATGCCTTCAGGAACCAGGACATCCAGAAGGCTCTGTGGCTGGTGTGTTGTGGCTGTATACCGGCCACGGTGGCCCACAGGGCCCGGACCCCTAGCCACGTCTGA
- the LOC139366969 gene encoding actin-binding protein WASF3-like isoform X1, protein MPLVKRNIDPRHLCRGALPEGLGSELECVMNSTLSSIIRQLSSLSKHAEDIFGELFNEANTFYLRANSLQDRIDRLAVKVTQLDSTVEEVSLQDINMKKAFKSSTAQDQQVVSTRSVPIPVKEMYNLSNKPPPLNILSKYRDDHKEGLKFYTDPSYFFDLWREKMLRDTEDKRKEKRKNKEQKRCVDGTLQREVKKVRKARNRRQEWNMLALDKELRPDHHHTHSLHRGATCEGSLSPEMRGLGPDHHQRHYPHSTNHAGHAHTYSGPPPSLLAAQLAAQGNATLDHAYRGYNLGRPHNAPPPLPPFENMNGSMSLRPVDYSMEGYGNGSPPPAPLMPSAQSAFATPPGGPLPLPGLMGSVGVYALPPPPIAGSLVAPTPPMPPPPPPGSSYSTTPKMSSVPHNAQPVNDARSDLLAAIRMGIQLKKGQEQQEQQAKREPVGNDVATILSRRIAVEYSDSEDDSELEENDCLNS, encoded by the exons ATGCCTCTGGTGAAGAGGAACATCGACCCGCGCCACCTGTGCCGGGGGGCGTTGCCAGAGGGCTTAGGCAGTGAACTGGAATGTGTGATGAACagcaccctctcctccatcatccGCCAGCTCAGCAGcctga GTAAACATGCGGAGGACATTTTCGGAGAGCTGTTCAATGAGGCCAACACGTTCTACCTGAGAGCCAACTCCCTGCAGGACCGCATCGACCGCCTGGCCGTCAAGGTCACTCAGCTGGACTCCACCGTGGAGGAAG tctctctgcaGGACATCAACATGAAGAAGGCTTTTAAGAGCAGTACCGCCCAGGACCAGCAGGTGGTATCCACTAGGAGCGTTCCCATCCCTGTCAAGGAGATGTACAACCTGAGTAACAAACCTCCACCTCTCAATATCCTCTCCAAATATAG GGATGACCACAAGGAGGGGCTGAAGTTCTACACTGACCCCTCCTACTTCTTTGACCTGTGGAGAGAGAAGATGCTGCGGGACACGGAAGacaagaggaaggagaagaggaagaacaaA GAGCAGAAGCGTTGTGTGGACGGGacgttgcagagggaggtgaagAAGGTGCGTAAGGCTCGGAACCGTCGCCAGGAGTGGAATATGTTGGCCCTGGATAAGGAGCTGAGGcctgaccaccaccacacacactctctccaccGGGGGGCCACCTGCGAGGGATCACTATCCCCTGAGATGAG gGGTCTTGGGCCTGACCACCACCAACGCCACTATCCTCACTCTACCAATCATGCTGGTCACGCCCACACGTACTCCGGCCCGCCTCCCAGTCTTCTGGCTGCTCAGCTGGCTGCTCAGGGAAACGCCACTCTGGACCATGCCTACAGGGGATACAACCTGGGTCGCCCCCACAAtgctccacctcctctccctccctttgagAACATGAATGGATCCATGTCTCTACGACCTGTGGACTACAG tatgGAGGGATATGGAAATGGctcccctcctcctgctcctctcatGCCATCTGCACAATCTGCCTTTGCCACGCCCCCCGGAGGCCCACTTCCTCTTCCAGGTCTAATGGGATCAGTTGGTGTCTATGCCCTGCCCCCACCGCCAATCGCTGGGTCGCTGGTGGCTCCAACTCCCCCAATGCCTCCGCCCCCTCCTCCAGGCTCCTCCTACTCTACCACTCCCAAGATGTCCTCCGTGCCCCACAATGCCCAGCCTGTTAATGATGCTCGTAGTGATCTGCTGGCTGCCATACGCATGG GTATCCAGTTGAAAAAGGGTCAGGAGCAGCAGGAACAGCAGGCTAAGAGAGAGCCTGTAGGGAACGACGTGGCCACCATCCTCTCCAGACGCATCGCTGTCGAGTACTCCGACTCCGAAGATGACTCAGAGCTGGAAGAGAACGACTG cctcaattcgtag
- the LOC139366969 gene encoding actin-binding protein WASF3-like isoform X2: protein MPLVKRNIDPRHLCRGALPEGLGSELECVMNSTLSSIIRQLSSLSKHAEDIFGELFNEANTFYLRANSLQDRIDRLAVKVTQLDSTVEEVSLQDINMKKAFKSSTAQDQQVVSTRSVPIPVKEMYNLSNKPPPLNILSKYRDDHKEGLKFYTDPSYFFDLWREKMLRDTEDKRKEKRKNKEQKRCVDGTLQREVKKVRKARNRRQEWNMLALDKELRPDHHHTHSLHRGATCEGSLSPEMRGLGPDHHQRHYPHSTNHAGHAHTYSGPPPSLLAAQLAAQGNATLDHAYRGYNLGRPHNAPPPLPPFENMNGSMSLRPVDYSMEGYGNGSPPPAPLMPSAQSAFATPPGGPLPLPGLMGSVGVYALPPPPIAGSLVAPTPPMPPPPPPGSSYSTTPKMSSVPHNAQPVNDARSDLLAAIRMGIQLKKGQEQQEQQAKREPVGNDVATILSRRIAVEYSDSEDDSELEEND from the exons ATGCCTCTGGTGAAGAGGAACATCGACCCGCGCCACCTGTGCCGGGGGGCGTTGCCAGAGGGCTTAGGCAGTGAACTGGAATGTGTGATGAACagcaccctctcctccatcatccGCCAGCTCAGCAGcctga GTAAACATGCGGAGGACATTTTCGGAGAGCTGTTCAATGAGGCCAACACGTTCTACCTGAGAGCCAACTCCCTGCAGGACCGCATCGACCGCCTGGCCGTCAAGGTCACTCAGCTGGACTCCACCGTGGAGGAAG tctctctgcaGGACATCAACATGAAGAAGGCTTTTAAGAGCAGTACCGCCCAGGACCAGCAGGTGGTATCCACTAGGAGCGTTCCCATCCCTGTCAAGGAGATGTACAACCTGAGTAACAAACCTCCACCTCTCAATATCCTCTCCAAATATAG GGATGACCACAAGGAGGGGCTGAAGTTCTACACTGACCCCTCCTACTTCTTTGACCTGTGGAGAGAGAAGATGCTGCGGGACACGGAAGacaagaggaaggagaagaggaagaacaaA GAGCAGAAGCGTTGTGTGGACGGGacgttgcagagggaggtgaagAAGGTGCGTAAGGCTCGGAACCGTCGCCAGGAGTGGAATATGTTGGCCCTGGATAAGGAGCTGAGGcctgaccaccaccacacacactctctccaccGGGGGGCCACCTGCGAGGGATCACTATCCCCTGAGATGAG gGGTCTTGGGCCTGACCACCACCAACGCCACTATCCTCACTCTACCAATCATGCTGGTCACGCCCACACGTACTCCGGCCCGCCTCCCAGTCTTCTGGCTGCTCAGCTGGCTGCTCAGGGAAACGCCACTCTGGACCATGCCTACAGGGGATACAACCTGGGTCGCCCCCACAAtgctccacctcctctccctccctttgagAACATGAATGGATCCATGTCTCTACGACCTGTGGACTACAG tatgGAGGGATATGGAAATGGctcccctcctcctgctcctctcatGCCATCTGCACAATCTGCCTTTGCCACGCCCCCCGGAGGCCCACTTCCTCTTCCAGGTCTAATGGGATCAGTTGGTGTCTATGCCCTGCCCCCACCGCCAATCGCTGGGTCGCTGGTGGCTCCAACTCCCCCAATGCCTCCGCCCCCTCCTCCAGGCTCCTCCTACTCTACCACTCCCAAGATGTCCTCCGTGCCCCACAATGCCCAGCCTGTTAATGATGCTCGTAGTGATCTGCTGGCTGCCATACGCATGG GTATCCAGTTGAAAAAGGGTCAGGAGCAGCAGGAACAGCAGGCTAAGAGAGAGCCTGTAGGGAACGACGTGGCCACCATCCTCTCCAGACGCATCGCTGTCGAGTACTCCGACTCCGAAGATGACTCAGAGCTGGAAGAGAACGACTG a